In the genome of Xenopus laevis strain J_2021 chromosome 1S, Xenopus_laevis_v10.1, whole genome shotgun sequence, one region contains:
- the smarca5.S gene encoding SWI/SNF related, matrix associated, actin dependent regulator of chromatin, subfamily a, member 5 S homeolog (The RefSeq protein has 2 substitutions compared to this genomic sequence) produces MSAESTEQQPDTVVKEEKEGKDPMEVDSGDGKKQEQDGEAVKEEAMEDGEPDDDDDDDDSLKSKEGNEMDPAYEKKRKTDRSNRFDYLLKQTELFAHFIQPAAQKTPTSPLKMKPGRPRLKKDEKQDLLSAGDNRHRRTEQEEDEELLTESSKTTNVCTRFEDSPAYVKSGKLRDYQVRGLNWLISLYENGINGILADEMGLGKTLQTISLLGYMKHYRSIPGPHMVLVPKSTLHNWMAEFKRWVPSLCAVCLIGDKDHRAAFVRDVLLPGEWDVCVTSYEMLIREKSVFKKFNWRYLVIDEAHRIKNEKSKLSEIVREFKTTNRLLLTGTPLQNNLHELWALLNFLLPDVFNSSEDFDSWFDTNNCLGDQKLVERLHMVLKPFLLRRIKADVEKSLKPKKEIKIYVGLSKMQREWYTKILMKDIDILNSSGKTDKMRLLNILMQLRKCCNHPYLFDGAEPGPPYTTDLHLATNSGKMMVLDKLLPKLKEQDSRVLIFSQMTRVLDILEDYCMWRNYEYCRLDGQTPHEERQESIIAYNAPGSTKFIFMLSTRAGGLGINLATADVVIIYDSDWNPQVDLQAMDRAHRIGQTKTVRVFRFITDNTVEERIVERAEMKLRLDSIVIQQGRLVDQNLNKLGKDEMLQMIRHGATHVFASKDSEITDEDINAILERGEKKTAEMNEKLSNMGESSLRNFTMDTESSVYNFEGEDYREKQKMAFTQWIEPPKRERKANYAVDAYFREALRVSEPKVPKAPRPPKQPNVQDFQFFPPRLFELLEKEILYYRKTIGYKVPRNPDLPNSAQVQKEEQLKIDEAESLNDEELEEKEKLLTQGFTNWNKRDFNQFIKANEKWGRDDIENIAREVEGKTPEEVIEYSAVFWERCNELQDIEKTMAQIERGEARIQRRISIKKALDTKIGRYKAPFHQLRISYGTNKGKNYTEEEDRFLICMLHKLGFDKENVYDELRQCIRNSPQFRFDWFLKSRTAMELQRRCNTLITLIERENLELEEKEKAEKKKRGPRPSSAQKRKVDGTPDGRGRKKKLKL; encoded by the exons ATGTCTGCGGAAAGCACCGAGCAGCAGCCGGACACCGTAGTGAAAGAGGAGAAAGAAGGGAAGGATCCTATGGAAGTGGATAGTGGCGATGGAAAGAAACAAGAGCAGGACGGGGAAGCGGTGAAAGAGGAAGCGATGGAG GATGGTGAAcctgatgatgatgacgatgatgatgattCTCTTAAGTCGAAAGAAGGCAATGAGATGGATCCAGCTTATGAAAAAAAGAGG AAAACTGACCGCTCCAACAGATTTGACTACCTTTTGAAACAGACAGAATTGTTTGCACATTTCATTCAACCAGCTGCACAGAAGACCCCAACCTCACCATTAAAAATGAAACCCGGACGTCCTCGTCTAAAGAAAGATGAGAAACAAGATTTGCTGTCTGCGGGAGA TAATCGCCATCGCAGGACAGAACAAGAAGAGGATGAGGAGCTTTTAACGGAAAGCTCCAAAACAACAAATGTTTGCACCAGATTTGAAGATTCACCAGCAT ATGTAAAATCAGGTAAACTAAGGGATTACCAAGTAAGAGGATTAAATTGGTTGATATCGCTGTATGAAAATGGCATCAATGGGATCTTGGCTGATGAAATG GGTCTAGGAAAGACTTTGCAGACCATCAGTCTTTTGGGGTACATGAAGCACTACAGAAGTATCCCTGGGCCACACATGGTGTTGGTTCCAAAGTCGACCTTGCACAACTGGATGGCAGAATTCAAGAGATGGGTTCCTTCACTTTGTGCTGTCTGTCTCATTGGTGACAAAGATCATAGA GCTGCATTTGTCCGTGATGTACTTCTACCAGGAGAGTGGGATGTATGCGTAACCTCTTATGAAATGTTAATCAGGGAAAAGTCtgttttcaaaaagtttaattGGAGATACTTGGTTATTGATGAAGCTCACAGGATCAAAAATGAGAAATCTAAG CTGTCTGAAATTGTGAGAGAGTTTAAGACTACAAATCGTCTTTTACTCACAGGGACACCACTTCAGAATAATCTGCATGAGCTGTGGGCGTTACTAAACTTTCTGTTACCAGATGTCTTTAATTCTTCTGAG GACTTTGACTCTTGGTTTGATACCAACAACTGCTTAGGAGATCAGAAATTAGTTGAACGTCTTCATATg GTTTTAAAGCCCTTCCTCCTCCGCCGTATTAAGGCCGATGTGGAAAAAAGTTTAAAAcccaaaaaggaaattaaaatatacGTCGGTCTCAGCAAAATGCAACGTGAATG GTATACAAAGATTTTAAtgaaagatatagatatattgaACTCTTCAGGAAAGACTGACAAAATGCGACTGCTGAATATCCTGATGCAACTTAGGAAATGTTGCAATCATCCTTACCTTTTTGATGGTGCTGAGCCTGGCCCACCATACACAACAGATTTGCACTTGGCAACAAATAGTGGCAAAATGATGGTCCTAGACAAACTGCTGCCTAAACTTAAAGAACAAG ATTCACGTATACTAATATTCAGCCAGATGACAAGAGTCTTAGACATTCTAGAAGATTACTGCATGTGGAGGAATTATGAATATTGTCGACTAGATGGGCAAACACCGCATGAAGAAAGACAA gaaTCCATCATTGCATACAATGCACCTGGCAGCACAAAATTCATCTTTATGTTGAGTACCCGTGCAGGAGGCCTTGGAATAAATCTTGCTACTGCTGATGTTGTTATTATATATGATTCAGACTGGAATCCGCAAGTTGACCTTCAGGCTATG GATAGAGCACACAGAATTGGCCAAACGAAAACTGTACGTGTGTTCAGATTTATAACGGATAATACAGTTGAAGAGCGTATTGTGGAACGCGCTGAAATGAAACTGCGCTTGGATTCAATAGTTATTCAGCAAG GTAGATTAGTGGACCAAAACTTAAATAAACTAGGAAAGGATGAAATGCTTCAAATGATCAGACATGGTGCGACTCATGTATTTGCATCAAAGGATAGTGAAATCACAGACGAAGACATTAATGCAATCTTAGAAAGAGGGGAAAAGAAG ACTGCAGAAATGAATGAGAAACTCTCAAACATGGGCGAAAGTTCACTTAGAAACTTCACCATGGATACTGAATCCAGTGTTTATAACTTTGAAGGTGAAgattacagagaaaagcaaaag ATGGCATTTACACAGTGGATTGAACCACCAAAAAGAGAGCGAAAAGCCAATTACGCTGTGGATGCGTATTTCCGGGAAGCACTTCGTGTTAGTGAGCCAAAAGTACCAAAG GCTCCCAGACCCCCAAAACAGCCAAATGTTCAAGATTTCCAGTTTTTCCCTCCACGTCTGTTTGAGTTATTGGAAAAAGAAATtctatattacagaaaaacaattGGCTACAAG gtACCACGCAATCCTGATCTGCCAAATTCAGCACAAGTGCAAAAGGAGGAACAGTTAAAAATTGATGAGGCTGAGCCCCTCAATGATGAAGAGTTAGAAGAGAAAGAGAAACTGTTAACTCAG GGTTTCACTAACTGGAATAAGAGAGATTTTAACCAGTTTATCAAAGCTAATGAGAAATGGGGTCGTGATGATATTGAAAATATTGCACGTGAAGTGGAAGGCAAGACACCCGAGGAAGTTATTGAGTATTCAG CCGTCTTCTGGGAAAGGTGCAATGAGCTTCAAGATATCGAGAAGACCATGGCTCAAATAGAAAGGGGAGAGGCCAGAATACAGAGGAGGATTAGCATAAAGAAAGCTCTAGACACAAAG ATTGGAAGATACAAAGCACCGTTTCATCAACTGAGGATTTCTTATGGTACAAACAAAGGAAAGAATTACACAGAGGAAGAGGATCGTTTTCTCATTTGCATGTTACACAAGCTAGGCTTTGATAAGGAAAATGTGTATGATGAGCTGCGGCAGTGTATACGAAACTCTCCCCAGTTTAGATTCGACTGGTTCTTAAAATCAAGAACAGCAATG gAGCTCCAAAGAAGATGCAATACCTTAATCACTTTAATTGAAAGAGAGAACCTTGAACTTGAGGAAAAGGAGAAAGCTGAGAAGAAGAAACGCGGACCAAGGCCTTCATCG GCTCAAAAACGAAAGGTTGATGGAACACCTGATGGAagaggaagaaagaagaaactgAAGCTCTAA